In Tachysurus fulvidraco isolate hzauxx_2018 chromosome 25, HZAU_PFXX_2.0, whole genome shotgun sequence, the following proteins share a genomic window:
- the washc5 gene encoding WASH complex subunit 5 — protein MDFLAENNLCGQAILRIVSRGNAIIAELLRLSDFIPIVFKLRDKSDQQKYGDIICDFSYFKGPEYYESKLEAKPELQDLDEEFRENNIEILTRFYLAFESVHKYVVDLIRYLDDLNEGVYIQQTLETVLLNEDGKQLLCEALYLYGVMLLVIDQKIEGEVRERMLVSYYRYSAARSSADSNMDDICKLLRSTGYSSNPGAKRPINYPESYFQRVPISSSFISMIIGRLRSDDIYNQVSAYPLPEHRSTALATQAAMLYVCLYFCPSILHTQQAKMREIVDKYFPDNWVISIYMGITVNLVEAWEPYKAAKTALNYTLDAANIREQASRYATSVDNLRPQVQQLLKEGFLREEIVLDNIPKLLNCLRDCNVAIRWLMLHTAESVYDPNNKRLRQIKDQAISDSKYKSKILFQLLLDTAQFEFILKEMFKQMLAEKQLKWESYKKEGSERMMELAEVFSGVKPLTRVEKNENLQAWFREISKQIESLNYEDSTAAGRKTVQLIQALVEVQEFHQLESNLQVCQFLADTRKFLHQMIRTINIKEEVLITMQIVGDLSYAWQLIDSFTSIMQESIRASPSMVTKLRATFLKLASALDLPLMRINQANSSDLLSVSQFYSGELVAYVRKVLQIIPESMFTSLAKIIKLQIHDIMEVPTRLDKDKLKDYAQLNARYEVAKLTHAISIFTEGILMMKTTLVGIIKVDPKQLLEDGIRKELVKRVALSLHKGLTFNPRAKSSELMPKLKEMAATMDGFYRSFEYIQDYVSIYGLKIWQEEVSRIINYNVEQECNSFLRTKIQDWQSIYQSTHIPIPKYPPVDESATFIGRLCREILRITDPKATCYIDQMNTWYDMKTHQEVTNNRLFSEIQDTLGTFGLNGLDRLLCFMIVKELQTFLTVLQKIVLKDKSVVDIFKALLNAVNPVKGIVATASKVYTNAVAKTQKIWPAYLESIMKVGQMQILRLQIANELNYSCKFDSKHLAAALVNLNQSLLADIEAHYQDPSLPYPKEDNTLLYEFTAYLEAAGIHNPLNKIYITTKRLPYFPTVNFLFLIAQLPKLQYTKKQGMTCRRAADPVDWVPLVLGLLTLLKQFHSRYTEQFLALIGQFIRSIMEQCTSQKIPEMPADVVGALMFLEDYVRYTKLSRKVVEAHIPSLIFDEFRTVL, from the exons ATACCTGGATGACCTCAATGAAGGCGTCTACATTCAGCAGACCCTGGAAACAGTCCTGCTCAATGAAGATGGAAAGCAACTTTTg TGTGAAGCTCTGTATCTGTACGGCGTCATGCTGTTAGTTATCGATCAGAAAATAGAAGGAGAGGTGCGAGAGAGGATGCTGGTGTCCTATTATAGATACAG TGCTGCTCGATCATCAGCAGACTCAAATATGGATGATATCTGTAAACTTTTAAGAAGCACCGGCTACTCCAGTAACCCCGGGGCTAAACGGCCCATTAACTACCCCGAGAGCTACTTCCAGAGAGTCCCCATCAGCTCTTCCTTCATCAGCATGATCATAGGTCGCTTGCGCTCCGACGACATCTACAACCAG GTTTCTGCTTATCCACTGCCGGAGCACCGCAGCACTGCGCTGGCCACGCAAGCAGCCATGCTGTACGTCTGTCTGTACTTCTGTCCCTccatcttacacacacagcaggccAAGATGAGAGAGATCGTGGACAAATACTTCCCTGATAACTGG GTGATCAGTATATACATGGGCATCACAGTGAACCTGGTGGAGGCGTGGGAGCCTTATAAAGCGGCCAAGACGGCACTTAACTACACCCTGGATGCAGCAAACATCagggaacag GCTTCTCGCTACGCCACCAGCGTGGACAATCTGCGGCCGCAGGTGCAGCAGCTGCTGAAGGAAGGCttcctgagagaggagatcgtCCTGGACAACATCCCCAAACTGCTCAACTGTCTGCGTGACTGCAACGTCGCCATCCGCTGGCTGATGCTGCACACTGCAGAGTCAG TTTATGATCCGAACAACAAAAGACTGCGTCAGATCAAAGACCAAGCGATCAGTGACTCCAAATACAAATCCAAGATCTTATTTCAGCTGCTCCTGGACACGGCACAGTTTGAGTTCATACTCAAAGAA ATGTTCAAGCAGATGTTGGCagaaaaacagctgaaatgggAGAGCTATAAGAAAGAGGGATCGGAGAGGATGATGGAACTTGCCGAGGTGTTTTCAGGGGTCAAGCCTCTCACCAGGGTGGAGAAAAACG AAAACCTGCAGGCCTGGTTCAGAGAGATATCGAAACAGATCGAGTCCCTGAACTACGAAGACTCCACAGCGGCCGGGAGGAAGACGGTGCAGCTTATTCAGGCTCTGGTTGAA GTACAAGAGTTCCACCAGCTTGAGTCTAACCTGCAGGTGTGTCAGTTCTTGGCTGACACACGTAAGTTCCTGCACCAAATGATTCGCACAATCAACATTAAAGAGGAAGTACTGATCACCATGCAGATCGTGGGGGATTTGTCATATGCCTGGCAACTTATAGACAG TTTCACCTCCATCATGCAGGAGAGTATTCGAGCCAGCCCGTCCATGGTCACCAAGCTGCGAGCAACATTTCTGAAG CTGGCCTCAGCTCTGGATCTTCCCCTAATGCGCATCAATCAGGCCAACAGTTCTGATCTGCTCAGCGTGTCACAGTTCTACTCCGGAGAGCTGGTGGCCTACGTCAGAAAG GTTTTGCAGATCATTCCTGAAAGCATGTTCACATCCCTAGCCAAAATCATCAAGCTGCAGATACATGACATCATGGAGGTTCCTACAAGGCTGGACAAGGACAAGCTGAAGGATTATGCTCAGCTCAATGCACGCTACGAG GTTGCCAAACTCACCCATGCCATCTCGATCTTCACTGAGGGAATTCTGATGATGAAAACGACGCTTGTCGGAATCATTAAG GTGGACCCCAAGCAGCTGCTAGAGGACGGAATAAGGAAGGAGCTGGTAAAGCGTGTTGCTTTATCTCTACACAAAGGCCTCACCTTTAATCCTAGAGCTAAA TCCAGCGAGCTGATGCCCAAGCTGAAGGAAATGGCCGCCACCATGGACGGCTTCTATCGCTCCTTCGAGTATATTCAAGACTACGTTAGCATCTATGGCCTGAAGATCTGGCAGGAGGAAGTGTCCCGCATAATCAACTACAACGTAGAGCAGGAGTGCAACAGCTTCCTCAGGACCAAG ATACAAGATTGGCAGAGCATCTACCAATCCACACACATCCCGATTCCTAAATACCCTCCGGTGGACGAGTCGGCCACCTTCATCGGCCGTCTGTGCAGGGAGATCTTGAGGATCACTGATCCGAA AGCAACATGTTATATAGATCAGATGAACACTTGGTATGACATGAAGACGCACCAGGAAGTGACCAATAACAGGCTGTTCTCAGAGATCCAGGACACTCTGGGCACGTTCGGCCTGAACGGACTCGACCGGCTCCTGTGCTTTATGATCGTCAAGGAGCTACAG aCTTTCTTGACTGTACTTCAGAAGATCGTCCTCAAGGACAAATCTGTGGTGGACATTTTTAAAGCTCTGCTCAATGCCGTGAACCCGGTGAAAGGCATTGTGG CCACAGCAAGTAAAGTGTACACGAATGCTGTAGCCAAAACACAGAAGATCTGGCCAGCATATCTGGAGTCCATCATGAAG GTGGGTCAGATGCAGATCCTCAGGTTACAGATAGCGAATGAGTTGAACTACTCCTGCAAGTTTGACTCCAAACATCTCGCAGCAGCTCTGGTGAATCTCAACCA aTCCCTGCTTGCTGATATCGAAGCTCACTACCAGGACCCGAGCCTGCCGTATCCGAAAGAGGACAACACCCTGCTCTATGAGTTCACTGCTTATCTGGAAGCAGCTGGAATACACAACCCACTGAACAAa atcTATATCACTACCAAGCGCCTGCCATACTTCCCCACTGTCAACTTCCTGTTCCTCATCGCCCAGCTGCCCAAACTCCAGTACACTAAAAAACAAG GAATGACCTGCCGGAGAGCGGCTGATCCGGTGGACTGGGTTCCCCTCGTCCTGGGTTTGCTGACGCTGCTTAAACAGTTTCACTCCAGATACACCGAGCAGTTCCTGGCTCTCATCGGCCAGTTTATCCGCTCCATCATGGAGCAGTGCACCAG TCAGAAGATCCCCGAGATGCCAGCCGACGTGGTAGGAGCGCTGATGTTCCTGGAGGACTACGTACGCTACACAAAGCTCTCCAGAAAG GTGGTGGAAGCTCACATCCCAAGTTTAATCTTTGATGAATTCAGAACTGTCTtgtaa